The Gemmatimonadota bacterium genome has a segment encoding these proteins:
- a CDS encoding phytanoyl-CoA dioxygenase family protein produces the protein MYTTNSIIDKNAKPYDADKTRDLVVQFQRDGYLFLKGVLNEKEVLALREVMERKYQDPKMHEAEGDHIRGISMMRMYEYDINFRDLIAREPFVSLSEAILGDDCHMMSQNALRYEPGQGGGWHLDDRIIFPLPDNIPRHNKKIPLPCFVLNVLFPLSRADAIEYGVTEVVPGSHYAGRRPDKTEAPEFDGQGPVSMIADPGDLCMFHNQVWHRGSQNKSDQVRYVGSVVYSQRIIAQRLYPFIDYRMPEYVWAGTNARMQRLLGRHEKGAYG, from the coding sequence ATGTACACCACAAACAGCATAATCGACAAAAACGCCAAACCTTATGACGCAGACAAAACCCGGGACCTCGTCGTGCAATTTCAGCGGGATGGGTATTTGTTCTTAAAAGGCGTATTAAACGAAAAAGAAGTACTGGCATTGCGGGAAGTAATGGAGCGAAAATATCAGGACCCGAAAATGCACGAAGCCGAAGGAGACCATATTCGGGGCATCAGTATGATGCGAATGTATGAATATGACATCAACTTCCGGGACCTGATCGCGCGGGAGCCCTTCGTGAGCCTATCAGAAGCGATCCTGGGTGACGATTGCCATATGATGTCGCAAAATGCCCTGCGTTACGAACCCGGTCAGGGCGGAGGATGGCATCTGGATGACCGCATAATTTTCCCATTACCAGACAATATCCCCCGGCACAACAAAAAAATCCCGTTACCGTGTTTTGTGTTAAACGTCTTATTCCCCCTGAGCCGGGCCGACGCCATCGAATACGGCGTCACAGAAGTGGTCCCCGGCAGCCATTACGCGGGCAGGCGACCGGACAAAACAGAAGCCCCCGAGTTTGACGGCCAGGGTCCAGTATCCATGATTGCCGATCCGGGTGATCTATGCATGTTCCACAATCAAGTGTGGCACCGGGGATCGCAAAACAAATCCGATCAAGTCCGCTATGTAGGCTCCGTCGTGTACAGCCAGCGGATCATCGCACAGCGATTATATCCATTCATCGATTACCGCATGCCCGAATACGTCTGGGCAGGAACCAACGCGCGAATGCAGCGGTTATTGGGACGGCATGAGAAAGGTGCTTATGGATAA